In Alkalihalobacterium alkalinitrilicum, a genomic segment contains:
- the mtrB gene encoding trp RNA-binding attenuation protein MtrB gives MSSGQDFILIKAKEDGVNVIGLTRGSDTRFHHLEKLDKGEIMIAQFTEHTSAIKVRGKAVIQTSHGEMDTEV, from the coding sequence ATGAGTTCGGGACAAGATTTTATATTGATTAAGGCAAAAGAAGACGGCGTTAATGTAATCGGTTTAACGAGGGGATCTGATACGAGGTTTCACCATCTCGAAAAATTAGATAAAGGTGAAATTATGATTGCCCAATTTACTGAACATACTTCTGCTATTAAGGTAAGAGGTAAGGCCGTTATTCAGACGAGTCATGGTGAGATGGATACTGAGGTTTAG
- the folE gene encoding GTP cyclohydrolase I FolE, protein MNNNFDLEKIKQGVTMILEAIGEDPNREGLLDTPKRVAKMYQEVFSGLNEDPAKHFETIFGEDHEEIVLVKDIPFFSMCEHHLVPFYGQAHVGYIPRGGKVTGLSKLARAVDAVAKRPQLQERITSTIADTLVKELDPHGVIVVVEAEHMCMTMRGVKKPGSKTVTSAVRGTFSEDATARAEVLSFIKG, encoded by the coding sequence TTGAATAATAATTTTGACTTAGAAAAAATTAAACAAGGTGTTACGATGATATTAGAAGCGATCGGTGAAGACCCGAATCGTGAAGGCTTATTGGATACACCAAAACGTGTTGCAAAAATGTATCAGGAAGTGTTTAGTGGGTTAAATGAGGATCCAGCAAAACACTTTGAAACCATTTTTGGTGAAGATCATGAAGAAATTGTTCTTGTTAAAGATATTCCTTTCTTTTCCATGTGTGAACACCATTTAGTTCCTTTTTATGGACAAGCCCATGTTGGGTATATCCCTAGAGGTGGAAAAGTAACAGGGTTAAGTAAACTTGCTCGTGCAGTAGATGCAGTTGCTAAGAGACCACAATTACAAGAACGAATTACTTCAACCATTGCAGATACTTTGGTGAAAGAGCTAGATCCTCATGGTGTGATCGTCGTTGTTGAAGCGGAACATATGTGTATGACGATGCGCGGGGTGAAAAAACCAGGTTCTAAAACAGTGACATCTGCGGTAAGAGGAACATTTTCTGAAGACGCAACAGCCCGTGCGGAAGTATTGTCCTTTATTAAAGGATAA